In Streptomyces sp. NBC_00414, a single window of DNA contains:
- the thyX gene encoding FAD-dependent thymidylate synthase, with protein sequence MTDTPADDLKPGFRSDVTVELVKHTASDSDVLFAARVSTLGEQSLEELQKDPERSKGLINYLMRDRHGSPFEHNSMTFFISAPIFVFREFMRHRVGWSYNEESGRYRELEPVFYVPGESRKLVQEGHPGKYVFVDGTQAQQELTGRVMEDSYRRAYEAYQEMLAAGVAREVARAVLPVGLFSSMYATCNARSLMHFLGLRTQHELARVPSFPQREIEMVGEKMEAEWARLMPLTYAAFNTNGRVAP encoded by the coding sequence GTGACCGACACCCCCGCCGACGACCTCAAGCCCGGCTTCCGCAGCGATGTCACCGTCGAGCTGGTCAAGCACACCGCTTCCGACTCCGACGTGCTGTTCGCCGCCCGTGTCTCCACTCTCGGCGAGCAGTCGCTGGAAGAGCTGCAGAAGGACCCGGAGCGTTCGAAGGGCCTGATCAACTACCTGATGCGGGACCGGCACGGCAGCCCCTTCGAGCACAACTCGATGACGTTCTTCATCAGCGCCCCGATCTTCGTCTTCCGCGAGTTCATGCGGCACCGCGTGGGCTGGTCGTACAACGAGGAATCGGGCCGGTACAGGGAGCTGGAGCCGGTCTTCTACGTCCCCGGCGAGTCCCGCAAGCTGGTCCAGGAGGGCCACCCCGGCAAGTACGTCTTCGTGGACGGCACCCAGGCCCAGCAGGAGCTCACGGGCCGCGTCATGGAGGACTCGTACCGCCGGGCGTACGAGGCGTACCAGGAGATGCTCGCAGCCGGTGTGGCCCGGGAGGTCGCCCGGGCCGTCCTCCCGGTGGGCCTGTTCTCCTCGATGTACGCGACGTGCAACGCCCGCTCGTTGATGCACTTCCTCGGTCTGCGCACCCAGCACGAGCTGGCCAGGGTCCCGTCCTTCCCGCAGCGGGAGATCGAGATGGTCGGCGAGAAGATGGAAGCGGAGTGGGCCCGGCTCATGCCCCTCACGTACGCGGCCTTCAACACGAACGGGCGCGTCGCGCCGTAG
- the rpsO gene encoding 30S ribosomal protein S15: MPLDAATKKQLITEFGQKEGDTGSPEVQVAMLSRRISDLTEHLKTHKHDHHSRRGLLILVGQRRRLLQYLAKKDIQRFRALVDRLGIRRGAAGGTK, translated from the coding sequence GTGCCGCTCGATGCCGCTACGAAGAAGCAGCTCATCACGGAGTTCGGTCAGAAGGAAGGCGACACCGGGTCCCCCGAGGTCCAGGTCGCCATGCTTTCGCGCCGTATCTCGGACCTGACCGAGCACCTGAAGACCCACAAGCACGACCACCACTCCCGTCGTGGTCTGCTGATCCTGGTCGGTCAGCGTCGTCGCCTGCTGCAGTACCTGGCGAAGAAGGACATCCAGCGCTTCCGTGCGCTGGTCGACCGCCTGGGCATCCGCCGCGGTGCGGCCGGCGGCACCAAGTAG
- a CDS encoding DUF397 domain-containing protein: MAEAEDKDVKARKEREKDELYALDISGVEWQSAPGTEEHEERVEIAYLPEGAVAMRSSLDPDTVLRYTEAEWRAFVLGARDGEFDLEPAPRDGGASGPSAE, encoded by the coding sequence ATGGCCGAGGCAGAGGACAAGGACGTCAAGGCGCGCAAGGAGCGGGAGAAGGACGAGCTCTACGCCCTCGACATCTCGGGGGTCGAATGGCAGAGCGCGCCGGGTACCGAGGAGCACGAGGAGCGGGTCGAGATCGCGTATCTCCCCGAGGGCGCGGTGGCCATGCGCTCGTCCCTCGATCCGGACACGGTCCTGCGGTACACGGAGGCCGAGTGGCGGGCCTTCGTGCTCGGCGCGCGTGACGGGGAGTTCGACCTGGAGCCGGCGCCGCGGGACGGCGGGGCTTCAGGTCCTTCCGCGGAGTAG
- a CDS encoding ribonuclease J, producing MSHPHPELRLPPKLPQGALRVTPLGGLGEIGRNMTVFEYDGRLLIVDCGVLFPEEEQPGIDLILPDFSSIRDRLDDIEGIVLTHGHEDHIGGVPFLLREKPDIPLIGSKLTLALIEAKLQEHRIRPYTLEVAEGHTERIGPFECEFVAVNHSIPDALAVAIRTPAGMVVHTGDFKMDQLPLDGRLTDLHAFARLSEEGIDLLLSDSTNAEVPGFVPPERDISNVLRQVFAGASKRIIVASFASHVHRIQQILDAAHEYGRRVAFVGRSMVRNMGIARDLGYLKVPPGLVVDVKTLDDLPDHEIVLVCTGSQGEPMAALSRMANRDHQIRIVQGDTVILASSLIPGNENAVYRVINGLTRWGANVIHKGNAKVHVSGHASAGELLYFYNICKPRNLMPVHGEWRHLRANAELGALTGVPHDRIVIAEDGVVVDLIEGKARISGKVQAGYVYVDGLSVGDVGEPTLKDRKILGDEGIISVFVVLDTSTGKITGGPHIQARGSGIEDSAFSAVLPKVVEVLERSAQDGVVEAHQMQQLIRRTLGKWVSDTYRRRPMILPVVVEV from the coding sequence TTGAGTCATCCGCATCCGGAACTCCGTCTGCCGCCGAAGCTGCCCCAAGGGGCCCTCAGAGTCACCCCGCTCGGTGGCCTCGGGGAGATCGGCCGAAACATGACGGTCTTCGAGTACGACGGCCGCCTGCTGATCGTCGACTGTGGCGTGCTCTTCCCGGAGGAGGAGCAGCCCGGGATCGACCTGATCCTTCCGGACTTCAGTTCGATCAGGGATCGCCTCGACGACATCGAGGGCATCGTCCTCACGCACGGCCACGAGGACCACATCGGCGGCGTCCCCTTTCTCCTCCGCGAGAAGCCGGACATCCCGCTCATCGGCTCCAAGCTGACCCTCGCCCTCATCGAGGCGAAGCTCCAGGAGCACCGCATCCGGCCGTACACGCTTGAGGTCGCCGAGGGCCACACGGAGCGCATCGGCCCCTTCGAGTGCGAGTTCGTGGCGGTCAACCACTCCATCCCGGACGCCCTCGCGGTCGCCATCCGCACCCCTGCGGGCATGGTGGTCCACACCGGCGACTTCAAGATGGACCAGCTCCCGCTGGACGGCCGCCTCACGGACCTGCACGCCTTCGCGCGGCTGAGCGAGGAAGGCATCGACCTCCTCCTCTCGGACTCCACGAACGCCGAGGTCCCGGGCTTCGTCCCGCCCGAGCGTGACATCTCGAACGTGCTCCGACAGGTCTTCGCAGGCGCCAGCAAGCGCATCATCGTGGCCAGCTTCGCCAGCCATGTGCACCGCATCCAGCAGATCCTCGACGCCGCCCACGAGTACGGCCGCCGGGTCGCCTTCGTCGGACGCTCGATGGTCCGCAACATGGGTATCGCGCGCGACCTCGGCTATCTGAAGGTCCCGCCGGGCCTGGTGGTGGACGTCAAGACACTGGACGACCTCCCGGACCACGAGATCGTCCTCGTCTGCACCGGCTCCCAGGGCGAGCCGATGGCGGCCCTGTCGCGGATGGCCAACAGGGACCACCAGATCCGTATCGTCCAGGGCGACACGGTGATCCTGGCGTCGTCCCTCATCCCCGGCAACGAGAACGCGGTCTACCGCGTCATCAACGGCCTGACCCGCTGGGGTGCCAACGTCATCCACAAGGGCAACGCCAAGGTGCACGTCTCGGGCCACGCCTCGGCCGGCGAGCTCCTGTACTTCTACAACATCTGCAAGCCACGCAACCTGATGCCGGTCCACGGCGAATGGCGCCACCTGCGCGCCAACGCCGAGCTGGGCGCCCTCACCGGCGTCCCGCACGACCGCATCGTGATCGCCGAGGACGGCGTGGTCGTCGACCTCATCGAGGGCAAGGCCAGAATCTCCGGCAAGGTCCAGGCGGGTTACGTGTACGTCGACGGTCTCTCGGTCGGTGACGTCGGCGAGCCCACGCTCAAGGACCGCAAGATCCTCGGTGACGAGGGCATCATCTCGGTCTTCGTGGTGCTGGACACCAGCACGGGCAAGATCACCGGGGGGCCGCACATCCAGGCCCGCGGCTCGGGCATCGAGGACTCCGCCTTCAGCGCTGTCCTGCCGAAGGTCGTCGAAGTCCTGGAGAGGTCGGCCCAGGACGGCGTCGTCGAAGCCCACCAGATGCAGCAGCTCATCCGCCGCACGCTGGGCAAGTGGGTCTCGGACACCTACCGCCGCCGGCCGATGATCCTGCCGGTCGTGGTCGAGGTCTGA
- the dapB gene encoding 4-hydroxy-tetrahydrodipicolinate reductase — translation MSKLRVAVLGAKGRIGSEAVRAVEAADDLELVAALGRGDELRTLTDTGAQVVVELTTPASVMDNLDFCVRHGIHAVVGTTGWTDERLAQLNTALAATPGTGVLIAPNFSIGAVLTMKFAEVAAPYFESVEVIELHHPNKVDAPSGTATRTAQLIAAARQKAGSAPQPDATATGLDGARGADVDGVPVHAVRLRGLLAHQEVLLGGEGETLTIRHDSLHHSSFMPGILLGVRRVVDTPGLTFGLEHFLDLK, via the coding sequence ATGAGCAAGCTGCGCGTGGCGGTCCTGGGTGCCAAGGGGCGTATCGGATCAGAGGCGGTACGGGCCGTCGAGGCCGCCGACGACCTGGAGCTGGTGGCCGCCCTCGGCCGGGGCGACGAACTCCGGACGCTGACCGACACCGGCGCCCAGGTCGTCGTCGAACTGACCACACCCGCCTCGGTCATGGACAACCTCGACTTCTGCGTCCGCCACGGCATCCACGCGGTGGTCGGTACGACGGGCTGGACCGACGAGCGCCTCGCACAGCTGAACACCGCACTGGCCGCCACGCCGGGGACGGGCGTGCTCATCGCCCCGAACTTCTCCATCGGCGCGGTCCTCACCATGAAGTTCGCGGAGGTGGCGGCGCCGTACTTCGAGTCCGTCGAGGTCATCGAACTGCACCACCCGAACAAGGTGGACGCCCCCAGCGGCACCGCCACCCGCACCGCCCAGCTCATCGCCGCCGCCCGGCAGAAGGCGGGCAGCGCCCCGCAGCCCGACGCCACGGCGACGGGCCTGGACGGCGCCCGTGGCGCGGACGTCGACGGCGTCCCGGTGCACGCGGTCCGGCTGCGCGGCCTCCTGGCCCACCAGGAGGTGCTGCTCGGCGGCGAGGGCGAGACCCTCACGATCCGCCACGACTCCCTCCATCACAGCAGCTTCATGCCGGGCATCCTGCTCGGCGTACGCCGCGTCGTGGACACCCCGGGCCTCACCTTCGGCCTGGAACACTTCCTGGATCTGAAGTAA
- a CDS encoding polyribonucleotide nucleotidyltransferase, with translation MENETHYAEAVIDNGSFGTRTIRFETGRLAKQAAGSAVAYLDDDTMVLSATTASKKPKENLDFFPLTVDVEERMYSAGKIPGSFFRREGRPSEDAILTCRLIDRPLRPSFKKGLRNEIQVVATIMALNPDHLYDVVAINAASASTQLAGLPFSGPIGGVRVALINGQWVAFPTHTELEDAVFDMVVAGRVLEDGDVAIMMVEAEATDKTITLIAGGAEAPTEEIVAAGLDAAKPFIKVLCKAQADLAAKAAKPTGEFPVFLDYQDDVLEALTAAVRSELSQALTIAGKQEREAELDRVKEIAAEKLLPQFEGREKEISGAYRSLTKSLMRERVIKDKVRIDGRGVTDIRTLAAEVEAIPRVHGSALFERGETQILGVTTLNMLRMEQQLDTLSPVTRKRYMHNYNFPPYSVGETGRVGSPKRREIGHGALAERAIVPVLPTREEFPYAIRQVSEALGSNGSTSMGSVCASTMSLLNAGVPLKAPVAGIAMGLISQEINGETHYVALTDILGAEDAFGDMDFKVAGTKEFVTALQLDTKLDGIPASVLAAALKQARDARLHILDVMMEAIDTPDEMSPNAPRIITVKIPVDKIGEVIGPKGKMINQIQEDTGADITIEDDGTIYIGAQQGSQAEAARATINSIANPTMPEVGERYLGTVVKTTTFGAFVSLLPGKDGLLHISQIRKLAGGKRVENVEDVVAVGSKVQVEIAEIDSRGKLSLIPVIEGEGDDDEKKDDTDK, from the coding sequence GTGGAGAACGAGACCCACTACGCCGAGGCCGTTATCGACAACGGATCCTTCGGCACCCGCACCATCCGCTTCGAGACGGGCCGCCTGGCCAAGCAGGCCGCCGGCTCCGCCGTGGCGTACCTGGACGACGACACCATGGTGCTGTCGGCCACCACCGCCTCCAAGAAGCCCAAGGAGAACCTCGACTTCTTCCCCCTCACGGTGGACGTCGAGGAGCGGATGTACTCGGCCGGCAAGATCCCCGGCAGCTTCTTCCGCCGTGAGGGCCGGCCCTCCGAGGACGCGATCCTCACCTGCCGCCTCATCGACCGCCCGCTGCGCCCGTCCTTCAAGAAGGGCCTGCGCAACGAGATCCAGGTCGTCGCCACCATCATGGCGCTCAACCCCGACCACCTGTACGACGTCGTGGCGATCAACGCCGCCTCCGCGTCCACGCAGCTGGCCGGTCTGCCCTTCTCCGGCCCGATCGGCGGCGTCCGCGTCGCGCTGATCAACGGCCAGTGGGTCGCGTTCCCGACGCACACCGAGCTTGAGGACGCCGTCTTCGACATGGTCGTCGCCGGTCGCGTCCTGGAGGACGGCGACGTCGCGATCATGATGGTCGAGGCCGAGGCCACCGACAAGACGATCACGCTGATCGCGGGCGGCGCCGAGGCGCCCACCGAGGAGATCGTGGCCGCCGGTCTGGACGCCGCGAAGCCCTTCATCAAGGTCCTCTGCAAGGCCCAGGCCGACCTCGCCGCGAAGGCCGCCAAGCCGACCGGCGAGTTCCCGGTCTTCCTGGACTACCAGGACGACGTGCTCGAGGCCCTGACCGCCGCGGTCAGGAGCGAGCTCTCCCAGGCGCTCACCATCGCGGGCAAGCAGGAGCGCGAGGCCGAGCTGGACCGCGTCAAGGAGATCGCCGCCGAGAAGCTGCTCCCGCAGTTCGAGGGTCGCGAGAAGGAGATCTCCGGCGCGTACCGCTCGCTGACCAAGTCCCTGATGCGTGAGCGCGTCATCAAGGACAAGGTCCGCATCGACGGCCGCGGCGTCACGGACATCCGTACGCTCGCCGCCGAGGTCGAGGCCATCCCGCGCGTGCACGGTTCCGCGCTGTTCGAGCGTGGCGAGACCCAGATCCTGGGCGTCACCACCCTCAACATGCTCCGGATGGAGCAGCAGCTGGACACCCTTTCCCCGGTGACTCGCAAGCGGTACATGCACAACTACAACTTCCCGCCGTACTCGGTCGGCGAGACCGGCCGCGTCGGCTCCCCGAAGCGCCGCGAGATCGGCCACGGAGCGCTCGCCGAGCGCGCCATCGTGCCGGTCCTGCCGACGCGCGAGGAGTTCCCCTACGCGATCCGTCAGGTGTCCGAGGCCCTCGGCTCCAACGGCTCGACGTCCATGGGCTCGGTCTGCGCCTCCACCATGTCGCTCCTGAACGCCGGTGTGCCCCTCAAGGCCCCCGTCGCCGGTATCGCCATGGGTCTGATCTCCCAGGAGATCAACGGCGAGACGCACTACGTCGCCCTCACCGACATCCTCGGTGCGGAGGACGCCTTCGGCGACATGGACTTCAAGGTCGCCGGCACCAAGGAGTTCGTGACCGCCCTCCAGCTGGACACCAAGCTGGACGGCATCCCGGCCTCCGTCCTGGCCGCGGCCCTCAAGCAGGCCCGTGACGCCCGCCTCCACATCCTCGACGTGATGATGGAAGCGATCGACACGCCGGACGAGATGTCCCCGAACGCCCCGCGGATCATCACGGTCAAGATCCCCGTGGACAAGATCGGTGAGGTCATCGGCCCGAAGGGCAAGATGATCAACCAGATCCAGGAGGACACCGGCGCCGACATCACGATCGAGGACGACGGCACCATCTACATCGGTGCCCAGCAGGGCTCGCAGGCCGAGGCCGCGCGCGCCACGATCAACTCGATCGCCAACCCGACCATGCCGGAGGTCGGCGAGCGCTACCTGGGCACCGTCGTGAAGACGACGACCTTCGGTGCGTTCGTGTCGCTGCTCCCGGGCAAGGACGGACTGCTGCACATCTCGCAGATCCGCAAGCTCGCCGGCGGCAAGCGCGTGGAGAACGTCGAGGACGTCGTGGCCGTGGGCTCCAAGGTCCAGGTCGAGATCGCCGAGATCGACTCCCGCGGCAAGCTCTCCCTCATCCCCGTGATCGAGGGCGAAGGCGACGACGATGAGAAGAAGGACGACACCGACAAGTGA
- the dapA gene encoding 4-hydroxy-tetrahydrodipicolinate synthase, with protein sequence MAPTSTPQTPFGRVLTAMVTPFAADGALDLDGAQRLATHLVDAGNDGLIVNGTTGESPTTSNAEKADLVRAVLEAVGDRAHVVAGVGTNDTRHSIELARDAEKAGAHGLLTVTPYYNKPPQEGLYQNFTAIADATGLPVMLYDIPGRSGVPINTETLVRLAEHPRIVANKDAKGDLGRASWAIASCDLAWYSGDDMLNLPLLSVGAIGFVSVVGHVVTPELRAMIDAYTSGDVQKATEIHQKLLPVFTGMFRTQGVMTSKAALALQGLPAGPLRLPMVGLSPEETAQLKIDLAAGGVQL encoded by the coding sequence ATGGCTCCGACCTCCACTCCGCAGACCCCCTTCGGGCGGGTCCTCACTGCCATGGTCACGCCCTTCGCGGCGGACGGCGCACTCGACCTCGACGGCGCGCAGCGGCTCGCCACCCACCTGGTGGACGCAGGCAACGACGGCCTGATCGTCAACGGCACCACGGGCGAGTCTCCGACCACCAGCAACGCGGAGAAAGCGGATCTCGTACGAGCCGTACTGGAGGCCGTCGGCGACCGCGCCCACGTCGTCGCAGGCGTCGGCACGAACGACACGCGCCACAGCATCGAGCTGGCCCGCGACGCCGAGAAGGCCGGCGCACACGGCCTGCTCACCGTGACGCCGTACTACAACAAGCCCCCGCAAGAGGGCCTGTACCAGAACTTCACCGCGATCGCGGATGCCACCGGCCTGCCGGTCATGCTCTACGACATCCCCGGCCGCAGCGGTGTCCCGATCAACACAGAGACCCTGGTGCGCCTCGCCGAGCACCCGCGTATCGTCGCCAACAAGGACGCCAAGGGTGACCTCGGCCGCGCCAGCTGGGCCATCGCCAGCTGCGACCTGGCCTGGTACTCGGGCGACGACATGCTGAACCTGCCGCTGCTCTCCGTGGGCGCGATCGGCTTCGTCTCCGTGGTCGGTCACGTGGTCACCCCCGAGCTGCGAGCCATGATCGACGCGTACACGAGCGGTGACGTCCAGAAGGCCACCGAGATCCACCAGAAGCTGCTCCCCGTCTTCACCGGCATGTTCCGGACCCAGGGCGTCATGACGAGCAAGGCCGCACTCGCCCTGCAGGGCCTGCCCGCCGGACCGCTGCGCCTGCCCATGGTCGGCCTGTCGCCCGAGGAGACCGCACAGCTCAAGATCGATCTTGCCGCCGGCGGGGTACAGCTCTAA
- a CDS encoding M16 family metallopeptidase — translation MTSSSSTATARTSSEARAVARTQTLIKGENGIGTVRKTTLPGGLRVVTETLPSVRSATFGIWAHVGSRDETPTLNGATHYLEHLLFKGTRQRSALDISSAIDAVGGEMNAFTAKEYTCYYARVLDTDLPLAIDVVCDMLTGSLIREEDVNVERGAILEEIAMTEDDPGDCVHDLFAHTMLGDTPLGRPVLGTVDTVNALTADRIRRFYKKHYDPTHLVVAAAGNVDHNKVVRQVRAAFEKSGALKQQTVDPIAPRDGSRTIRTAGRVELIGRKTEQAHVVLGMPGLARTDERRWALGVLNTALGGGMSSRLFQEVREKRGLAYSVYSYTSGFADCGLFGVYAGCRPSQVHDVLKICRDELDQVAAQGLSDDEIDRAIGQLRGSTVLGLEDTGALMNRIGKSELCWGEQMSVDDMLSRIASVTPDDVREVARDILGQRPSLSVIGPLKDKQASRLNDAVA, via the coding sequence GTGACGTCGAGTAGCTCTACGGCGACGGCCCGCACCTCCTCGGAGGCGCGGGCCGTCGCCCGTACCCAAACCCTGATCAAGGGCGAGAACGGCATCGGTACGGTCCGCAAGACCACCCTTCCCGGGGGCCTGCGCGTCGTCACCGAGACCCTGCCCTCCGTGCGCTCCGCCACCTTCGGCATCTGGGCGCACGTCGGCTCGCGCGACGAGACGCCGACTCTGAACGGCGCCACGCACTACCTGGAACACCTCCTCTTCAAGGGCACGCGGCAACGCAGCGCCCTGGACATCTCCTCCGCGATCGACGCGGTCGGCGGCGAGATGAACGCGTTCACGGCGAAGGAGTACACGTGCTACTACGCACGCGTGCTCGACACCGACCTGCCGCTCGCCATCGACGTGGTCTGCGACATGCTCACCGGCTCGCTGATCCGCGAGGAGGACGTGAACGTCGAGCGCGGCGCGATCCTCGAAGAGATCGCGATGACCGAGGACGACCCGGGCGACTGCGTGCACGACCTGTTCGCGCACACGATGCTCGGCGACACCCCGCTCGGCCGTCCGGTCCTGGGCACGGTCGACACGGTCAACGCCCTCACCGCGGACCGCATCCGGCGCTTCTACAAGAAGCACTACGACCCGACCCACCTCGTGGTCGCGGCCGCCGGCAACGTCGACCACAACAAGGTCGTACGCCAGGTCCGCGCCGCGTTCGAGAAGTCCGGCGCGCTCAAGCAGCAGACCGTCGACCCGATCGCCCCGCGCGACGGCTCCCGCACCATCCGCACCGCCGGACGCGTCGAGCTCATCGGCCGCAAGACCGAGCAGGCCCATGTCGTCCTCGGCATGCCGGGCCTGGCCCGAACCGACGAGCGCCGCTGGGCCCTTGGCGTCCTGAACACCGCTCTGGGCGGCGGCATGTCCTCCCGCCTCTTCCAGGAGGTCCGGGAGAAGCGCGGCCTGGCCTACAGCGTGTACTCGTACACCTCGGGCTTCGCCGACTGCGGTCTCTTCGGCGTGTACGCGGGCTGCCGTCCGAGCCAGGTCCACGACGTGCTGAAGATCTGCCGCGACGAACTCGACCAGGTCGCCGCGCAGGGCCTGTCCGACGACGAGATCGACCGCGCCATCGGCCAGCTCCGCGGCTCCACGGTCCTCGGCCTGGAGGACACGGGCGCGCTGATGAACCGTATCGGCAAGAGCGAGCTGTGCTGGGGCGAGCAGATGTCCGTCGACGACATGCTGTCCCGGATCGCGTCGGTCACCCCGGACGACGTCCGGGAGGTCGCCCGCGACATCCTGGGACAGCGGCCGTCGCTGTCGGTCATCGGCCCGCTGAAGGACAAGCAGGCATCCCGCCTGAACGACGCCGTCGCGTAG